One stretch of Micromonospora echinospora DNA includes these proteins:
- a CDS encoding geranylgeranyl reductase family protein encodes MIIWDLVVVGGGPAGLSAAHAAARSGVRTLVVERATHPRYKTCGGGLIGTSLAELTDRVEVPAHDRVDRITFTRDGRRAFTRRHPSPLVTMIRREEFDDRLRAAAVAAGARVREGVAVRAIEQDPDEVRLRLADGEVVRARAVVGADGSSGVTARHAGVRFRQVDLGLELELPVAAAERERWRGRVLLDWGPLPGSYAWVFPKGDRLTVGVISARGDGDRTRAYLRDFTDRLGLSGVTPEHDSGHLTRCRADDSPLRHGRVLVAGDAAGLLEPWSREGISYALRSGRLAGEAVAGGDLDAYAREVDRRLTPEMRAGHRLLETFERRPDVFHAMLASPPGWRMFVRFCQGRASFAEMLDRRPVRAGLALLDRLPARARATAG; translated from the coding sequence GTGATCATCTGGGATCTCGTCGTGGTCGGCGGCGGGCCCGCCGGACTCTCCGCCGCGCACGCCGCGGCCCGCTCCGGCGTCCGCACGCTCGTGGTCGAACGGGCCACCCACCCCCGCTACAAGACCTGCGGCGGCGGCCTGATCGGCACCTCGCTGGCCGAGCTCACCGACCGCGTCGAGGTGCCCGCCCACGACCGGGTCGACCGGATCACGTTCACCCGGGACGGGCGACGCGCGTTCACCCGCCGCCACCCGTCGCCGCTGGTCACGATGATCCGCCGGGAAGAGTTCGACGACCGGCTGCGCGCCGCCGCCGTCGCCGCCGGCGCCCGGGTCCGCGAGGGGGTCGCGGTCCGCGCGATCGAGCAGGACCCCGACGAGGTACGCCTGCGCCTGGCCGACGGCGAGGTGGTGCGCGCCCGTGCCGTGGTCGGTGCGGACGGCTCCTCCGGCGTGACGGCGCGGCACGCCGGGGTGCGTTTCCGCCAGGTCGACCTGGGGCTGGAACTGGAACTGCCGGTGGCGGCCGCCGAACGGGAGCGCTGGCGTGGCCGGGTGCTGCTCGACTGGGGGCCGCTGCCCGGCTCGTACGCGTGGGTCTTCCCGAAAGGCGACCGGCTCACCGTGGGGGTCATCTCGGCCCGGGGCGACGGCGACCGCACGCGCGCCTACCTGCGCGACTTCACCGACCGGCTCGGACTGTCCGGGGTGACGCCGGAGCACGACTCCGGTCACCTCACCCGCTGCCGCGCCGACGACTCCCCGCTGCGGCACGGGCGGGTGCTGGTCGCCGGGGACGCGGCCGGACTGCTGGAGCCGTGGAGCCGGGAGGGGATCAGCTACGCGCTGCGCTCCGGGCGGCTCGCCGGGGAGGCGGTGGCTGGCGGCGACCTCGACGCGTACGCCCGGGAGGTCGACCGGCGGCTGACGCCGGAGATGCGCGCCGGGCACCGGCTGCTGGAGACGTTCGAGCGGCGGCCCGACGTGTTCCACGCGATGCTCGCCAGCCCGCCCGGCTGGCGGATGTTCGTCCGGTTCTGCCAGGGCCGGGCCAGCTTCGCCGAGATGCTCGACCGGCGGCCGGTACGGGCCGGGCTGGCGCTGCTCGACCGGCTGCCCGCGAGGGCGCGCGCCACGGCCGGTTAA
- a CDS encoding NAD(P)-dependent alcohol dehydrogenase, protein MRAVRMTAPGVLEHTEVPTPEAGPGEVLLRVGAVGACHSDLHILDAPAGVFPIPMTLGHEVAGTVDTVGAGVDGWSPGDRAAVYGIIGCGRCRACLRGDENRCRVTPVGGVGLSRDGGLAEYVVVPASRLLPVGDMDLTQAAPLTDAGLTPYHAVELARPRLRPGTTCVVIGIGGLGHMGVQILLATTAVRIVAVDTSPAALDLASRLGAHHVVQAGPDAVEKIRELVGPPPDGADVVLDFVGAQATLDTGRQVVATGGQLLLVGLAGGTLPVRPVADEPPPVPMETGVVVPFWGTRAELHEVIALARDGRLHADVQTFPLAEAPQAYEALRRGDVHGRAVIVP, encoded by the coding sequence ATGCGCGCAGTACGGATGACCGCACCCGGGGTGCTGGAGCACACGGAGGTGCCCACGCCCGAGGCCGGCCCCGGCGAGGTGCTGCTGCGCGTCGGCGCGGTCGGCGCCTGTCACTCCGACCTGCACATCCTCGACGCGCCGGCCGGGGTGTTCCCGATCCCGATGACGCTCGGCCACGAGGTCGCCGGCACCGTTGACACGGTGGGCGCGGGAGTGGACGGCTGGTCGCCCGGCGACCGGGCCGCGGTCTACGGGATCATCGGCTGCGGCCGGTGCCGGGCCTGCCTGCGGGGCGACGAGAACCGGTGCCGGGTCACCCCGGTGGGCGGCGTCGGGCTCAGCCGTGACGGCGGGCTCGCCGAGTACGTGGTGGTGCCCGCGTCCCGACTGCTGCCGGTCGGCGACATGGACCTGACCCAGGCCGCGCCGCTCACCGACGCCGGGCTTACCCCGTACCACGCGGTGGAGCTGGCCCGGCCCCGGCTGCGGCCCGGCACCACCTGCGTGGTGATCGGCATCGGCGGGCTGGGGCACATGGGGGTGCAGATCCTGCTCGCCACCACCGCCGTGCGGATCGTCGCGGTGGACACCAGCCCCGCGGCGCTGGACCTGGCCAGCCGGCTCGGCGCCCACCACGTCGTGCAGGCCGGCCCGGACGCGGTGGAGAAGATCCGTGAGCTGGTCGGGCCGCCGCCGGACGGCGCGGACGTGGTGCTCGACTTCGTCGGCGCGCAGGCGACGCTCGACACCGGCCGGCAGGTCGTCGCCACCGGCGGTCAGTTGCTGCTGGTCGGCCTGGCCGGCGGTACGCTGCCGGTCCGGCCGGTCGCCGACGAGCCGCCGCCGGTGCCGATGGAGACCGGTGTGGTGGTGCCGTTCTGGGGCACCCGGGCCGAACTGCACGAGGTGATCGCGCTGGCCCGTGACGGCCGGCTGCACGCCGACGTGCAGACGTTCCCGCTCGCGGAGGCGCCGCAGGCGTACGAGGCGCTGCGCCGGGGCGACGTGCACGGGCGGGCGGTCATCGTCCCCTGA
- a CDS encoding MFS transporter → MSECRSSTPGPDTGSDDRRRWRALSVGLIAAFMTLLDVSIVNVAVPSIDRALHVTPSDLQWVLSGYALTFGLVLVPAGRFGDARGRRTAFVVGVGLFTLTSALAGLARSPEWLVVARLVQGAAAGVVNPQVSGMIQELFRGADRGRAFGLLGATIGISTAVGPLLGGLLIAVGGAEHGWRWVFFVNIPVGIVAMLLGWRLIPSRPAGHADRHRLDPLGVLLLGAGVTVILLPLVQREQWQGPGKWLLIPVGLLLLAGFALWEHRYARRAQPLFDLRLFTMRSYTLGALIGLIYFAGFTAIFFIFTLYLQMGLGYSALVAGLAITPFALGSALASALGGRVVTRYGRPLVAIGLLGVVVGLIATDLVLAGGPHENVPLRTALPLLVAGLGSGLVIAPNQTLTLSEVPVPMAGSGAGMLQTGQRIGSAAGIAAVGALFFSTLADDRGDWGTAFRHSLLLAAGIVVLALGAAVADIALGHRRSAGRS, encoded by the coding sequence ATGAGCGAGTGCCGGTCGTCGACGCCGGGGCCGGACACCGGCTCCGACGACCGGCGCCGCTGGCGCGCGCTGAGCGTCGGCCTGATCGCGGCGTTCATGACGCTGCTGGACGTCAGCATCGTCAACGTCGCGGTGCCGTCGATCGACCGGGCGCTGCACGTCACGCCGAGCGATCTGCAGTGGGTGCTGTCCGGGTACGCGCTGACGTTCGGCCTGGTGCTGGTGCCGGCCGGGCGGTTCGGCGACGCGCGCGGGCGGCGTACCGCGTTCGTGGTCGGGGTGGGCCTGTTCACGCTCACCAGCGCGCTGGCCGGGCTGGCCCGCTCCCCGGAGTGGCTGGTCGTGGCCCGGCTCGTCCAGGGTGCCGCCGCCGGTGTGGTGAACCCTCAGGTCAGCGGCATGATCCAGGAGTTGTTCCGGGGCGCGGACCGGGGTCGCGCGTTCGGGCTGCTGGGCGCCACCATCGGCATCTCCACGGCGGTCGGCCCGCTGCTCGGCGGGCTGCTCATCGCGGTCGGTGGCGCCGAGCACGGCTGGCGGTGGGTGTTCTTCGTGAACATCCCGGTCGGGATCGTGGCGATGCTGCTCGGCTGGCGGCTGATCCCGTCGCGGCCGGCCGGGCACGCCGACCGGCACCGCCTCGATCCGCTCGGCGTGCTGCTGCTCGGCGCCGGCGTCACGGTGATCCTGCTGCCGCTGGTGCAGCGGGAGCAGTGGCAGGGCCCGGGCAAGTGGCTGCTGATCCCCGTCGGCCTGCTGCTGCTGGCCGGGTTCGCGCTCTGGGAACACCGGTACGCCCGGCGCGCCCAGCCCCTGTTCGACCTGCGGCTGTTCACGATGCGCTCGTACACGCTGGGCGCGCTGATCGGCCTGATCTACTTCGCCGGGTTCACCGCGATCTTCTTCATCTTCACGCTCTACCTGCAGATGGGGCTCGGCTACAGCGCGCTCGTGGCCGGTCTGGCGATCACCCCGTTCGCGCTCGGTTCGGCGCTCGCCTCCGCGCTCGGCGGCCGGGTGGTCACCCGGTACGGCCGTCCGCTCGTGGCGATCGGGCTGCTGGGCGTGGTGGTCGGACTGATCGCGACCGACCTGGTGCTGGCCGGCGGGCCGCACGAGAACGTGCCGCTGCGGACCGCGCTGCCCTTGCTCGTAGCCGGGCTGGGCAGCGGCCTGGTGATCGCGCCGAACCAGACGCTCACGCTGTCCGAGGTGCCGGTGCCGATGGCCGGCAGCGGCGCCGGCATGCTCCAGACCGGCCAGCGCATCGGCTCGGCCGCCGGCATCGCCGCGGTGGGCGCGCTGTTCTTCTCGACGCTCGCCGACGACCGTGGGGACTGGGGTACGGCGTTCCGCCACTCGCTGCTGCTCGCCGCCGGGATCGTCGTGCTGGCGCTGGGCGCCGCCGTGGCGGACATCGCGCTCGGTCACCGGCGCTCGGCGGGCCGCTCCTGA
- a CDS encoding helix-turn-helix domain-containing protein: MALDTVELLMHPVRLRIVQAFLGGRTLTTADLRAELHDVPPATLYRQVATLADHGVLHTVGERRARGAVERSYRLTEAAASVDPDEARAMSPQRHRQAFLTFVAGLLADFDSYLDSGGGDLARDVAGYRQNAFHTTDAETAEFVTRFRALFAEYAALGPGPGRTRRLVTTVLLPGADQERPAERR, translated from the coding sequence GTGGCACTCGACACCGTGGAGCTGCTGATGCACCCGGTCCGGCTGCGCATCGTCCAGGCGTTCCTGGGCGGCCGCACGCTCACCACCGCCGACCTGCGCGCCGAACTGCACGACGTCCCGCCAGCCACGCTCTACCGGCAGGTCGCCACGCTCGCCGACCACGGCGTGCTGCACACGGTGGGGGAGCGGCGGGCCCGCGGCGCGGTCGAGCGCAGCTACCGGCTCACCGAGGCGGCCGCCTCGGTCGACCCGGACGAGGCCCGGGCCATGAGCCCGCAGCGGCACCGCCAGGCGTTCCTCACCTTCGTCGCGGGCCTGCTCGCCGACTTCGACAGCTACCTCGACAGCGGCGGGGGCGACCTGGCCCGCGACGTCGCCGGCTACCGGCAGAACGCGTTCCACACCACCGACGCCGAGACCGCCGAGTTCGTCACCCGGTTCCGTGCGCTGTTCGCCGAGTACGCGGCCCTCGGCCCCGGACCCGGCCGCACCCGGCGGCTGGTCACCACGGTCCTGCTGCCCGGCGCCGATCAGGAGCGGCCCGCCGAGCGCCGGTGA
- a CDS encoding DUF2785 domain-containing protein, with the protein MTDWDLVCERDYAVPDGRDLDDLVAELAAALRDPDPVVRDGAPYVVLRTWIARDVIDAARRARLGALMAERFTDPEIQARTFAPLVLDMIVSRGDLDPAWPAAFRAWYPAETDLRGHDAKLGWLHAVAHGADLLATFGRHPSVDPASMLDLAAARLVAPTDHLFAEQEDDRLARAVALVLARPGLSRADALAWLEPVAAGYAALPRGTTPAHASNSMRTLRALYVLLDTGIGLSRDAPALPQPHRDAVKARLAEVLAPVFQHG; encoded by the coding sequence GTGACCGACTGGGATCTCGTCTGCGAACGCGACTACGCGGTGCCGGACGGCCGCGACCTGGACGACCTCGTCGCCGAACTCGCCGCCGCGCTGCGCGACCCCGACCCGGTGGTCCGGGACGGCGCGCCCTACGTGGTACTGCGCACCTGGATCGCCCGGGACGTCATCGACGCCGCCCGCCGGGCGAGGCTGGGCGCGCTGATGGCCGAGCGTTTCACCGACCCGGAGATCCAGGCCCGCACGTTCGCGCCGCTGGTACTGGACATGATCGTCAGCCGGGGTGACCTCGACCCGGCCTGGCCGGCCGCGTTCCGCGCCTGGTACCCGGCCGAGACCGACCTGCGCGGGCACGACGCGAAGCTCGGCTGGCTGCACGCGGTGGCCCACGGCGCCGACCTGCTGGCCACGTTCGGCCGCCACCCGTCGGTCGACCCGGCGAGCATGCTCGACCTGGCCGCGGCGCGTCTCGTCGCGCCGACCGACCACCTCTTCGCCGAGCAGGAGGACGACCGGCTGGCCCGCGCCGTCGCGCTGGTGCTGGCCCGGCCCGGCCTGTCGCGCGCCGACGCGCTCGCCTGGCTGGAACCGGTAGCGGCCGGCTACGCCGCCCTGCCCCGGGGCACCACCCCGGCCCACGCCTCGAACAGCATGCGGACGTTGCGGGCGCTGTACGTGCTGCTGGACACCGGCATCGGGCTGAGCCGGGACGCGCCAGCGCTGCCGCAGCCGCACCGCGACGCGGTCAAGGCACGCCTGGCCGAGGTGCTCGCCCCGGTCTTCCAGCACGGCTGA